In one window of Candidatus Methylomirabilota bacterium DNA:
- a CDS encoding ABC transporter permease, producing the protein MLDALASGLITGNTYALIAVGLSLIFGVADLVNFAQGSVFALGAMLGWWCVAELHLPLWATLLVVTGATALLGLVIERVALRPLAGAPPIAPLLSTVAIALILDRSLELAFQPESRRLPSLLATDNFRLGDMRFGTLDVTIMGVSLLSVGALWAFLKYARLGWAIRATAQDREAAQQMGVNVGAVQGLAFALASALAGIGGLLVGMYFSTVEPSMGFNAGLEGFAAATLGGLGSLPGAVVGGLLLGVVESFGVTWFGGSTRQLIAFAILIGVLWLRPSGLLGSPGVLLREPMTGTFFAGGAPVRIRRWQLALLILVAGVVLPLWGSNYLLRVASVVAVFAILALSLTLVSGTAGQVSLGQAGLFAIGAYTSALLTKEHAWPFWLALPAAGGMAALVAAVIVSPVLRLRGHYVAIATLGIGAMVTSSILNLEWLTRGPLGINTIPPPSLFGHVMDSARDFYLLSVAVLLGCAALVTALQASHLGRGWRAIREDELAAQSFAVPRAGYKSLAFAAAAFVAGIGGSLLAHQYSYVSPDMFGVLVSVLALTIVVAGGMANVAGAIAGAIVLVGAPELFRPLQEVRMLAYGLLLLLMVRFRPQGLLGSA; encoded by the coding sequence CGCGGTCGGCCTGTCCTTGATCTTCGGCGTGGCCGACCTCGTCAACTTCGCTCAGGGCTCGGTGTTCGCGCTGGGCGCCATGCTGGGCTGGTGGTGCGTGGCCGAGCTGCACCTGCCGCTGTGGGCGACCCTGCTGGTCGTGACCGGGGCGACGGCGCTCCTCGGGCTGGTCATCGAGCGAGTGGCGCTGCGACCGCTGGCCGGCGCGCCGCCGATCGCTCCGCTGCTGTCGACGGTGGCCATCGCGCTGATCCTCGACCGCTCCCTGGAGCTCGCGTTCCAGCCGGAGAGCCGCCGGCTTCCGAGCCTCCTGGCGACCGACAACTTCCGTCTCGGCGACATGCGGTTCGGGACGCTGGACGTCACGATCATGGGGGTGAGCCTCCTGAGCGTCGGGGCGCTGTGGGCGTTCCTGAAGTACGCGCGGCTCGGCTGGGCGATCCGCGCGACCGCCCAGGACCGTGAAGCCGCCCAGCAGATGGGGGTGAACGTCGGCGCCGTGCAGGGTCTGGCCTTCGCCCTCGCGTCGGCGCTGGCCGGGATCGGCGGCCTGCTGGTCGGGATGTACTTCAGCACGGTGGAGCCGTCGATGGGCTTCAACGCCGGCCTGGAGGGGTTCGCCGCCGCGACGCTCGGTGGCCTGGGCAGTCTCCCGGGTGCCGTGGTGGGCGGCTTGCTCCTCGGCGTGGTGGAGAGCTTCGGGGTCACGTGGTTCGGAGGCAGCACTCGACAGCTCATCGCGTTCGCGATCCTGATCGGCGTCCTGTGGCTCCGACCCAGCGGGCTCCTGGGCTCGCCGGGGGTGCTCCTGCGGGAGCCGATGACGGGGACGTTCTTCGCCGGAGGCGCGCCGGTCCGAATCCGCCGCTGGCAGCTCGCGCTCCTGATCCTGGTCGCCGGCGTCGTGCTCCCACTGTGGGGCAGCAACTACCTTCTGCGGGTCGCCAGCGTGGTGGCGGTCTTCGCGATCCTGGCGCTCTCGCTGACCCTGGTGTCCGGCACCGCCGGCCAGGTCTCGCTGGGGCAGGCCGGTCTCTTCGCCATCGGCGCCTACACCTCGGCCCTCCTGACCAAGGAGCATGCCTGGCCGTTCTGGCTGGCGCTGCCGGCCGCCGGCGGGATGGCCGCGCTCGTCGCGGCGGTCATCGTCTCGCCCGTCCTCCGCCTGCGGGGGCACTACGTGGCGATCGCCACGCTGGGGATCGGCGCGATGGTGACCTCGTCGATCCTGAATCTCGAGTGGCTGACGCGGGGACCCCTCGGGATCAACACGATTCCGCCGCCGTCCCTCTTCGGCCACGTGATGGACTCGGCCCGCGACTTCTATCTCCTCTCCGTCGCGGTGCTGCTCGGGTGCGCGGCCCTCGTCACCGCCCTGCAGGCCTCGCATCTCGGGCGCGGGTGGCGGGCGATCCGCGAGGACGAGCTGGCGGCCCAGTCCTTCGCGGTCCCCCGGGCCGGCTACAAGTCGCTCGCGTTCGCGGCCGCGGCCTTCGTGGCGGGGATCGGGGGCAGCCTGCTGGCCCACCAGTACAGCTACGTCAGTCCCGACATGTTCGGCGTCCTCGTCTCCGTGCTGGCGCTGACCATCGTCGTGGCGGGGGGCATGGCCAACGTGGCCGGGGCGATCGCGGGGGCCATCGTCCTGGTCGGCGCGCCCGAGCTGTTCCGGCCACTCCAGGAGGTGCGCATGCTCGCGTACGGGCTGCTGCTCCTGCTGATGGTGCGGTTCCGGCCGCAGGGGCTCCTGGGGAGCGCGTGA